The following proteins are encoded in a genomic region of Shinella zoogloeoides:
- a CDS encoding MFS transporter — protein sequence MDTMRSAGKRGLVLAPVAALLLSVAALLLGNGLLSTLLIVRAGHEGFSTGAISAMMSFYFAGFTIGALVLPPIIVSVGHVRTFAGFAAIASMTALLHVAFVEPVAWMPLRLTTGFAYAGMILATESWLNAHALPSTRGQLLSIFGVVSMGSWAIGQALLNIAPPADVTLFLIVSLLISAAVVPITLLPSHPPAQVEQEWVAFRDLVLVSPLAAAGAFLAGLAIGGFWGMGANFAQSIGLDVGGISAFMAAVLGGTLAFHWPLGWLSDRVPRNLVIAGAALASAASAIGVALAVEAPLPLLLAAGALFGGFGIPIYSLCLAVANDDLPAGRLLGTARGLLLLNGIGTAAGPLIGAAAMNIVGPGGLFLYAAALLTLLAVLAIARRQPRRANQAKAAPRSPSTPMITGSLDTMICMEKRAQGVRD from the coding sequence ATGGATACCATGAGGTCGGCGGGCAAGCGCGGCCTCGTTCTCGCGCCGGTGGCGGCGCTGCTGCTGAGCGTCGCCGCTCTGCTGCTGGGCAATGGCCTGCTGAGCACGCTCCTGATCGTGAGAGCCGGCCATGAGGGGTTCTCGACCGGCGCGATCAGCGCGATGATGTCCTTCTACTTCGCGGGTTTCACGATCGGCGCGCTCGTGTTGCCACCGATCATCGTCTCCGTGGGACATGTCAGAACCTTCGCCGGCTTCGCGGCCATTGCCTCGATGACCGCCCTTCTCCATGTGGCGTTCGTGGAGCCGGTCGCCTGGATGCCGCTTCGCCTGACTACCGGCTTCGCCTACGCGGGCATGATCCTCGCAACGGAGAGTTGGCTCAACGCCCACGCATTGCCATCCACGCGCGGGCAGCTCCTGTCGATATTCGGAGTTGTCTCTATGGGCTCATGGGCAATCGGGCAGGCGTTACTCAACATCGCACCGCCCGCCGACGTGACATTGTTCCTCATCGTGTCGCTGCTGATATCAGCGGCGGTGGTTCCGATCACCTTGCTGCCCAGTCATCCGCCGGCCCAGGTGGAACAGGAATGGGTCGCGTTCAGGGACCTCGTCCTCGTATCACCTCTCGCTGCGGCTGGCGCTTTCCTGGCCGGCCTGGCTATCGGTGGTTTCTGGGGCATGGGCGCGAACTTCGCCCAGAGCATCGGCCTCGATGTGGGCGGTATCTCCGCCTTCATGGCTGCGGTTCTTGGTGGAACGCTTGCCTTCCATTGGCCACTCGGTTGGCTTTCGGATCGAGTGCCCCGGAATCTTGTCATCGCCGGTGCGGCGCTGGCGTCCGCAGCGTCTGCCATCGGCGTAGCGTTGGCGGTGGAAGCGCCTCTGCCGCTGCTCCTTGCGGCGGGTGCGCTGTTCGGCGGCTTTGGCATCCCGATTTATTCGTTGTGTCTCGCCGTCGCAAACGACGATCTTCCGGCCGGTCGGCTACTCGGCACCGCGCGCGGGCTTCTGTTGCTCAACGGGATCGGGACAGCCGCTGGCCCCCTAATAGGAGCAGCTGCAATGAATATCGTCGGCCCTGGCGGCCTGTTCCTTTATGCGGCGGCGTTGCTCACGCTCCTGGCAGTGCTGGCCATCGCCCGCAGGCAGCCGAGGCGCGCCAACCAGGCCAAGGCGGCCCCCCGTTCTCCGAGCACGCCGATGATAACCGGATCTCTCGATACGATGATATGCATGGAGAAGCGGGCGCAGGGCGTGCGGGATTAG
- a CDS encoding RidA family protein, with translation MTTPSFFITPGYGTRLHDALHYSQAMRIGDRVEISGQGGWNDDLVIPESIEEEIEQAFKNVERTLATAGARWPHVVHVNSYHVGGFPPVINETMAKLYRHYMPDRAPIWTQLGIEALGLPTMRIEIRVTAIIA, from the coding sequence ATGACAACACCTTCATTCTTCATCACCCCCGGATACGGGACGCGCCTGCATGACGCGCTTCATTATTCTCAGGCAATGCGCATTGGTGACCGCGTGGAGATCTCCGGACAGGGCGGATGGAACGACGATCTCGTCATTCCGGAGTCGATTGAGGAAGAGATCGAGCAGGCGTTCAAGAACGTGGAACGGACGCTCGCGACCGCCGGAGCACGCTGGCCGCATGTGGTCCACGTCAATTCCTATCACGTCGGTGGATTCCCTCCCGTGATCAACGAAACAATGGCCAAGCTGTATCGCCACTACATGCCCGACCGCGCTCCAATCTGGACGCAGTTGGGAATCGAAGCGCTGGGGCTTCCAACCATGCGTATCGAAATTCGCGTAACAGCTATCATCGCCTGA
- a CDS encoding magnesium and cobalt transport protein CorA, translated as MTIIAAYYYNEGKRVREIRLDEHVELNENRSGFCWIALSEPTADELSAIQTTYNLHPLAIDNAMHPLCPPKLEVYNDELYVVAQTAELVGDRISYGKMAIFTGHNHLITVRHGNAGALGKLREQLEASPTQFGKGVDYVLHAILHRVVDQYLPIFEMIEDDVLAMERRSLHDFLGPEEVARIFELRSELTRFQRTLGAMAELVRKLVRGHFPCISSEMTPYFHDVADHVHRVQSMVDGLLHVLSTVFEASSLLEAQRIGVVTRQLAAWAAILTVPTAIAGIYGMNFKHMPELDTPYGYFVVLGVIAVFCLLLFMRFKKAKWL; from the coding sequence ATGACCATTATCGCCGCATATTATTACAACGAAGGTAAGCGAGTCCGTGAAATCAGGCTCGATGAGCACGTCGAACTAAACGAGAATCGCTCGGGCTTCTGCTGGATCGCGCTTAGCGAGCCCACCGCAGACGAACTCAGCGCGATCCAGACGACGTATAACCTCCATCCTTTGGCGATCGACAACGCCATGCACCCGCTGTGCCCGCCCAAGCTCGAGGTCTACAACGATGAGTTGTACGTCGTCGCCCAGACCGCCGAGCTGGTCGGCGACCGGATCAGCTACGGCAAGATGGCGATCTTCACCGGTCACAATCACCTTATCACCGTGCGGCACGGCAATGCCGGAGCGCTGGGCAAACTTCGGGAGCAACTCGAGGCATCGCCGACGCAGTTCGGCAAGGGTGTCGACTATGTGCTGCACGCGATCTTGCACCGAGTGGTCGACCAGTATCTGCCCATCTTCGAAATGATCGAGGACGACGTCCTGGCGATGGAGCGACGGTCGCTGCACGATTTCCTCGGGCCAGAAGAGGTGGCGCGAATCTTCGAACTAAGGTCCGAACTCACGCGGTTCCAGCGCACGCTCGGGGCTATGGCCGAGCTGGTGCGAAAGCTCGTTCGCGGCCACTTTCCCTGCATCAGCTCCGAAATGACACCATATTTCCACGACGTCGCGGACCATGTCCACCGAGTGCAGTCCATGGTCGACGGCCTCCTGCATGTCCTGTCCACGGTCTTCGAGGCCAGCAGCCTTCTGGAAGCGCAAAGGATCGGTGTGGTCACTCGCCAGCTCGCGGCCTGGGCGGCGATCTTGACGGTCCCGACGGCGATCGCCGGAATATATGGCATGAACTTCAAGCACATGCCGGAACTGGACACGCCATATGGCTACTTCGTCGTGCTCGGAGTGATAGCGGTGTTCTGCCTTCTCCTGTTCATGCGCTTCAAGAAGGCCAAGTGGCTATGA
- a CDS encoding glutathione S-transferase N-terminal domain-containing protein yields the protein MTDLSSFPITQRWPASYPDRLQLYAAPTPNGVKVSMMLEETGLPYEPHFVDISNNESKDPAFVSLNPNGRIPAIIDPAGPDGQPIGIWETGAILIYLADKTGQLISTTPAQRYETLAWVFFQVSGVGPTFGQLGFFLRFAGKDYEDKRPRQRFVDESRRLLGVLDHRLEGREWIVDDYSIADIATFGWVNALVEFYAAGDILGLSSYSNVQAWLERGLARPAVQRGLRIPARPA from the coding sequence ATGACAGACCTCTCCTCCTTTCCCATCACGCAGCGCTGGCCAGCATCTTATCCGGATCGCTTGCAACTATACGCGGCCCCCACGCCCAACGGCGTCAAGGTCTCGATGATGCTGGAGGAGACTGGCCTGCCGTATGAGCCCCACTTCGTCGACATCTCGAACAACGAGTCGAAGGATCCAGCGTTCGTGTCGTTGAATCCCAACGGCCGCATACCCGCGATCATCGATCCGGCTGGCCCTGACGGCCAGCCCATTGGCATATGGGAAACCGGTGCGATCCTCATCTATCTGGCCGACAAGACGGGGCAGCTCATCTCAACAACACCCGCCCAGCGGTACGAGACTCTGGCCTGGGTGTTCTTTCAGGTGTCGGGCGTTGGGCCGACCTTCGGACAGCTAGGCTTTTTCCTGCGATTTGCCGGCAAGGACTATGAGGACAAGCGACCTCGGCAGCGCTTTGTTGATGAATCCAGGCGTCTTCTCGGGGTCCTGGATCACCGGCTGGAGGGCCGCGAATGGATTGTCGATGATTACTCGATCGCGGACATTGCGACGTTTGGCTGGGTGAATGCGCTGGTCGAATTCTACGCAGCGGGCGACATCCTCGGCCTAAGCAGCTATTCGAACGTGCAGGCATGGCTCGAACGCGGGCTGGCGCGACCGGCTGTACAGCGTGGCCTGCGAATTCCTGCGAGGCCTGCATGA
- the msrA gene encoding peptide-methionine (S)-S-oxide reductase MsrA produces MHQRAVLAGGCFWGMQDLIRKRPGIISTRVGYTGGDIPNATYRNHGTHAEGIEIVFDPTVTSYRHILEFFFQIHDPTTLNRQGNDRGLSYRSGIYYVDEEQKRVAEDTIADVDASGLWDGKVVTEVQPVGEFWEAEPDHQDYLEKRPGGYTCHFVRPDWVLPKRHEAGDVSPAAGAAAE; encoded by the coding sequence ATGCATCAGCGCGCTGTTCTCGCAGGAGGATGTTTCTGGGGCATGCAGGATCTGATCCGCAAGCGGCCCGGCATCATCTCGACCCGTGTGGGTTACACGGGCGGCGATATTCCGAACGCCACGTATCGTAATCACGGCACGCATGCCGAGGGGATCGAGATTGTCTTCGACCCGACAGTGACGAGCTACCGGCACATCCTGGAATTCTTCTTCCAGATCCACGATCCGACGACGCTGAACCGCCAGGGCAATGATCGTGGGCTCTCCTATCGGTCGGGCATCTATTATGTCGACGAGGAGCAGAAGCGCGTCGCCGAGGATACGATTGCCGATGTGGATGCCTCGGGGCTGTGGGATGGCAAAGTGGTGACCGAGGTCCAGCCGGTCGGCGAGTTCTGGGAGGCCGAGCCCGATCACCAGGATTATCTGGAGAAGCGGCCGGGCGGCTACACCTGCCACTTCGTCCGTCCCGACTGGGTTCTTCCAAAGCGGCATGAGGCCGGCGATGTGAGCCCTGCGGCCGGGGCTGCAGCGGAATAG
- the msrB gene encoding peptide-methionine (R)-S-oxide reductase MsrB — MKFEKSQAAVDRLTPEQRRITQDSGTERPFTGEHNDNKEPGIYVDIVSGEPLFASTDKFDSGTGWPSFTKPIVPANVNEVRDSAHGMVRTEVRSVHADSHLGHVFPDGPSDRGGLRYCINSASLRFIPRDEMESEGYGEYLDQVEEA, encoded by the coding sequence ATGAAGTTTGAGAAGTCACAGGCAGCAGTTGACCGCCTGACCCCCGAGCAACGCCGGATTACCCAGGATTCGGGGACCGAAAGGCCCTTCACGGGTGAGCACAACGACAACAAGGAGCCTGGCATCTACGTCGACATAGTGTCGGGAGAGCCGCTGTTCGCTTCAACGGACAAGTTCGATTCGGGTACTGGCTGGCCCAGCTTCACCAAGCCGATCGTTCCGGCAAACGTGAACGAGGTGCGGGACAGTGCACACGGCATGGTCCGGACGGAGGTCAGGTCGGTACACGCCGACAGCCATCTGGGCCACGTGTTCCCGGACGGTCCTTCCGACCGCGGCGGTCTGCGCTACTGCATCAACTCTGCGTCCCTTCGCTTCATCCCGCGCGACGAGATGGAGTCCGAGGGATATGGTGAATATCTCGATCAAGTAGAGGAGGCTTAA
- a CDS encoding LysR family transcriptional regulator produces the protein MELNQVSYFINLAETLNFTAAARLSGVSQPSLTRAIRRLEDELGGPLIYRDGKNSRLTGLGHDVEAEFRRMVVAMKSVRNHSEHWAMGGHRVLDVAVAPTVGPKEFTAFFESALAEMPSIEIKLHSLQSNEDTSEVLSGKYHACIMPRETRPERKLDVHPLFRERFVLGCSANHPLAANEIVRGEDLLEFPFVDRLKCEFRDRILDHFARRDLLMRPRFRSDREDWVQRVVADGHAICILPERSPTVQGLVTRPIDGFVLEREVVIATVSGSTATVEIRNIAQLAARYEWN, from the coding sequence ATGGAACTCAATCAAGTCAGCTATTTCATCAACTTGGCCGAGACGCTGAATTTCACAGCGGCCGCTCGCTTGAGCGGTGTGTCACAGCCAAGTCTGACCCGCGCGATCCGCCGCTTGGAAGATGAGCTTGGCGGGCCGCTGATCTATCGCGACGGGAAGAACAGCCGCCTGACTGGCCTTGGCCATGACGTCGAGGCAGAATTCCGGCGTATGGTGGTCGCGATGAAGAGCGTTCGCAATCACTCGGAGCACTGGGCGATGGGGGGGCACCGCGTGCTGGATGTCGCCGTCGCGCCCACCGTCGGACCAAAGGAATTTACGGCATTCTTCGAGAGCGCATTGGCGGAGATGCCATCCATCGAAATCAAGCTGCACTCGCTCCAGTCGAACGAGGACACATCGGAGGTGCTTTCAGGAAAATACCACGCGTGCATCATGCCGCGTGAAACAAGACCGGAACGCAAGCTGGATGTGCATCCTCTATTTCGGGAGCGCTTCGTGCTCGGCTGTTCTGCAAACCATCCCTTGGCTGCCAACGAGATCGTGCGCGGCGAAGACCTGCTCGAGTTTCCTTTCGTCGATCGCCTGAAATGCGAGTTTCGCGATCGGATCCTCGATCACTTCGCGCGACGGGACTTGCTCATGCGACCTCGCTTTCGATCAGATCGCGAGGACTGGGTGCAACGGGTCGTCGCTGACGGCCACGCCATATGCATTCTTCCGGAACGATCGCCGACCGTGCAAGGCCTCGTCACTCGGCCGATCGACGGATTTGTCTTGGAGCGCGAAGTCGTGATCGCGACCGTATCCGGCTCCACGGCAACGGTCGAGATACGGAACATCGCGCAGCTGGCAGCCCGGTATGAGTGGAACTGA
- a CDS encoding bifunctional alpha/beta hydrolase/OsmC family protein, translating into MDMAGRSFTFVSGAGSPLSGHLEPPEGTPRGWAIFAHCFTCGKDSRAAVHISRALSRAGIGVLRFDFAGTGIGGGTGEPVNFASDVEDLRAAAKAMAAAGMSPSLLVGHSLGGTAAIVAAADMPDVAAVATIGAPADLQHILRLFGPNDLNTIASEGEASVEIAGRPFLIRRGFLEAVEGIDVEKAIASLRRPVLVMHSPLDQVVGIDHASRIFVASRHPKSFISLDNADHLLTDVADANYAAAMVAVWASRFLPPLSADLPQVEVAEGVVATETLAGTFQLKVRSGEHTLFADEPASVGGLGTGLSPYELVSAGLAACTVMTMRLYANRKGFPLERASTTVQHEKVPDMMPPDRFTRTIVLDGPLSDDQRARILAIADRCPVDLSLIRGSDVQTELLSASQAADPARLA; encoded by the coding sequence ATGGACATGGCAGGAAGATCATTTACGTTTGTCAGTGGGGCTGGCTCTCCGCTTTCCGGGCACCTCGAACCGCCGGAAGGGACGCCGCGGGGCTGGGCGATCTTCGCCCACTGCTTCACGTGCGGGAAAGACAGTCGCGCCGCTGTTCACATCTCGCGCGCGCTGTCGCGTGCGGGCATCGGGGTCTTGAGGTTCGATTTCGCCGGGACCGGGATCGGCGGTGGGACGGGAGAACCTGTGAACTTCGCGTCGGACGTCGAGGACCTTCGGGCCGCCGCAAAGGCGATGGCGGCGGCGGGCATGTCACCGTCCCTCCTCGTCGGGCACAGCCTGGGTGGCACCGCTGCGATCGTAGCCGCCGCCGACATGCCTGATGTTGCGGCGGTCGCGACGATTGGTGCGCCGGCCGACCTTCAGCATATCTTGCGCCTCTTCGGACCGAATGATCTGAACACCATCGCGAGCGAGGGCGAGGCCTCGGTGGAGATTGCCGGTAGGCCGTTCCTCATTCGCCGAGGGTTCCTTGAGGCGGTTGAGGGGATCGACGTCGAGAAGGCCATTGCCTCCCTGCGACGGCCGGTGCTGGTCATGCACTCTCCGCTGGATCAGGTGGTCGGCATCGACCACGCGTCGCGCATCTTCGTCGCGTCCAGGCACCCTAAAAGCTTCATCTCGCTCGACAACGCGGATCACCTTCTCACCGACGTCGCGGACGCGAACTACGCCGCGGCCATGGTGGCGGTTTGGGCGAGCCGCTTTCTCCCACCACTCAGCGCGGATCTTCCGCAGGTCGAGGTTGCGGAGGGCGTCGTCGCCACCGAAACTCTTGCAGGGACGTTCCAGCTCAAGGTCCGCAGCGGCGAGCACACTCTGTTCGCCGACGAGCCAGCATCGGTCGGTGGCCTCGGGACCGGACTATCTCCCTATGAACTCGTATCTGCCGGCCTCGCAGCCTGCACGGTGATGACGATGCGTCTCTATGCGAACCGCAAGGGCTTTCCGCTCGAACGGGCGAGCACGACCGTGCAGCACGAGAAGGTGCCGGACATGATGCCACCCGACCGGTTCACCCGCACCATTGTCCTCGATGGGCCGCTGAGTGATGATCAGCGCGCTCGGATCCTCGCGATCGCTGATCGGTGTCCCGTCGATCTGAGTCTCATCCGGGGTTCGGACGTGCAGACCGAACTCTTGAGCGCCAGTCAGGCTGCGGATCCCGCGAGGCTGGCTTGA
- the msrA gene encoding peptide-methionine (S)-S-oxide reductase MsrA, producing MEDLLRRARGVISTRVGYTGGEMPDPTYARHYGHAEAVEVTFDPSVLAYRSLLELFFQIHDPTTYEQQGSDVGPSYRSAIFYTTEVQKEVALTTIAEIEASGSWPGPVVSEINPEEPFWEAEPEHQEYLVRYPGGYSCHFVRPTWRLDRSDERPAVYLTERVDDDRNRD from the coding sequence ATGGAGGATTTGCTGCGCCGAGCCAGGGGAGTCATTTCGACGCGTGTCGGTTACACGGGTGGAGAAATGCCTGATCCGACCTACGCGAGACATTACGGCCATGCGGAAGCAGTGGAAGTGACCTTCGACCCTTCCGTTCTCGCCTATCGCTCGCTCTTGGAACTCTTCTTCCAGATCCATGACCCCACGACCTACGAGCAACAAGGCAGCGATGTCGGTCCGAGCTATCGATCGGCGATTTTCTACACCACCGAAGTGCAGAAGGAAGTCGCCCTCACAACTATCGCGGAAATCGAGGCATCAGGAAGCTGGCCTGGCCCGGTCGTGTCGGAGATCAACCCAGAAGAACCCTTTTGGGAGGCGGAGCCAGAGCACCAAGAATACCTGGTGCGCTATCCTGGGGGCTATAGCTGCCACTTCGTGCGCCCGACCTGGCGGTTGGACCGCTCAGACGAACGCCCAGCTGTATACTTGACAGAAAGAGTTGATGATGACCGAAACCGTGACTAA
- a CDS encoding alcohol dehydrogenase catalytic domain-containing protein, whose translation MMTETVTNQAAWQKAPGQPLRIGVTALPHLAANEILIRNAAIAINPLDWILQDVALLPWLDYPAILGSDVSGEVAAVGGAVQGRRSSHRTGGRDNRKSTCAGCVPAPHDRAGPHGGADPQQHGLR comes from the coding sequence ATGATGACCGAAACCGTGACTAATCAGGCCGCCTGGCAGAAAGCGCCGGGGCAGCCACTGAGGATCGGTGTCACCGCTCTGCCGCATCTGGCGGCGAACGAGATATTGATCCGCAACGCGGCCATCGCGATCAACCCACTCGACTGGATTCTGCAGGACGTCGCGCTTTTGCCATGGCTCGACTATCCCGCGATTCTCGGCAGCGACGTCTCCGGTGAGGTCGCGGCGGTCGGTGGCGCGGTTCAAGGTCGGCGATCGAGTCATCGGACAGGCGGTCGGGACAACCGTAAATCAACCTGCGCAGGGTGCGTTCCAGCACCACACGATCGTGCTGGACCACATGGCGGCGCCGATCCCCAACAACATGGCCTTCGCTGA
- a CDS encoding MarR family winged helix-turn-helix transcriptional regulator has product MISDDIVRASSSRAPEAGPAASALALLAHKPGLSIRMLAIGVGLSHAGTVRLVDRLVSEGLIERREHSTDGRARSLYLTPTGKVASDEVLASRDQVIAEGLSILNPDELKTLSDIAERVLRNRLENLEQSYRICRLCCYEGCTNCPVDAELHERGVDREKNDDA; this is encoded by the coding sequence ATGATCAGCGACGACATCGTTCGCGCTAGTTCATCGCGGGCGCCGGAAGCTGGACCCGCCGCCTCAGCGCTGGCGTTGCTCGCGCACAAGCCCGGGCTCTCGATCCGTATGCTTGCGATCGGGGTGGGCCTTTCACATGCTGGAACTGTTCGCCTGGTGGATAGATTGGTAAGCGAGGGATTGATCGAGCGCAGGGAGCATTCGACAGACGGGCGCGCGCGATCCCTCTATCTTACTCCAACTGGCAAGGTCGCGAGCGACGAGGTCCTGGCCTCGCGCGATCAAGTGATTGCCGAAGGGCTATCGATCCTTAATCCAGACGAACTGAAAACCTTATCGGACATCGCTGAACGCGTTCTCCGAAATCGCTTGGAAAACCTCGAGCAGTCATACCGCATCTGCCGCTTGTGCTGCTACGAGGGCTGCACGAACTGCCCCGTCGATGCCGAATTGCATGAGCGAGGTGTGGACCGCGAGAAGAACGACGACGCGTAG
- a CDS encoding YkgB family protein, with product MSIFDRYEFLVPEHGRRDLGLLRWSLVIVFLWFGAMKFTAYEAYGIAPFIEHSPIMNWLGMFGMQGQSYFIGVIELSTGLVLILGAFRPLFSALGALMSAATYLITLTFFITTPGVAEPTAGGFPAISAAPGQFLLKDAVLLAASLVLLLASVRHRGALVPS from the coding sequence ATGAGCATTTTCGACCGTTATGAATTTCTTGTCCCCGAGCACGGTCGGAGGGATCTTGGCCTGCTTAGATGGTCTCTCGTGATCGTATTTCTGTGGTTCGGCGCGATGAAGTTCACAGCGTACGAGGCCTATGGTATCGCCCCGTTTATCGAACACAGCCCGATCATGAATTGGCTGGGCATGTTCGGGATGCAGGGGCAAAGCTATTTCATCGGCGTTATCGAGTTATCGACCGGTCTCGTTCTGATCCTTGGTGCATTTCGTCCACTCTTCTCTGCGCTCGGCGCACTGATGTCAGCGGCGACATATCTGATCACGCTGACCTTTTTCATCACCACCCCCGGTGTAGCGGAGCCGACCGCCGGCGGCTTTCCTGCGATTTCGGCTGCACCAGGGCAGTTTCTACTGAAGGACGCAGTTCTGCTGGCGGCGTCCCTCGTGCTGCTGCTTGCTTCGGTCCGCCACAGAGGCGCGCTTGTGCCCTCGTGA
- a CDS encoding DUF6314 family protein: MKAGAQILQNFRGAWMLRRDIQPGGAQLHGDAVFAPVGEGALACRESGILTLADGSEFSAYRQYCYRLSEDIVVVEFADGPHIGTQFLSLSFARTESGLKASDVHACGDDTDHATCRMLGPAAFEVVIMVQGPAKAYELVSRYSRSG, encoded by the coding sequence GTGAAGGCGGGCGCGCAAATCCTGCAGAACTTCCGTGGGGCATGGATGCTCCGTCGTGATATCCAGCCCGGAGGCGCTCAGCTGCATGGCGACGCGGTCTTCGCTCCCGTCGGCGAAGGCGCGCTCGCTTGTCGAGAGAGCGGCATTCTCACGCTGGCAGATGGCAGTGAATTCTCCGCATACCGGCAGTATTGCTATCGCTTGAGCGAAGACATTGTTGTCGTCGAGTTCGCAGACGGACCTCATATCGGGACGCAGTTCCTCAGCTTGAGTTTCGCACGGACGGAAAGCGGGTTGAAAGCGAGTGACGTCCATGCCTGCGGAGATGACACCGACCATGCAACCTGCAGGATGCTGGGGCCGGCGGCCTTTGAAGTGGTCATCATGGTCCAAGGGCCTGCAAAGGCATACGAGCTAGTCAGCCGATACTCCCGGTCGGGATAA